The Rattus rattus isolate New Zealand unplaced genomic scaffold, Rrattus_CSIRO_v1 flattened_line_150354, whole genome shotgun sequence DNA segment AGTAGACGGAATAGTGTTTGATTTGGGATTGAGCACATTTCAACTGATGGACGAATCCAGAGGATTCTCATTCAGAAATGCCAATTCCTTCCTGGACATGAGAATGGACAGCACTATAGGAGAAAGTGGAGTGGACATACTAAATTACGGCTCAAGAGAAAGGTTAACCAAGATATTCAAACACTACGGTCAGATAAGTAATCCATCCCGAATAGTTAACAACATTTCCCTTTTCCGAAAGAAACACGGCACCATTACCACCGTCGATGACTACCTGCAGATTATTAGTGTTTCCTGTGGTAATCCAGCAGAAAGCatcaaatacataaagaaatgcttCCAGGCACTACGAATAGAGGTGAATGGAGaattggtttctctgtctagtgCCCTTGATACTTTAGCGAACATAGTTGCCAAGAACGGTGTGGTTTCCATAATTACCTTTCATTCTCTTGAGGAAGAAAAGGTGAAGatgtggaagaaaaagaactgCAACCCCATCATCATCCAGGACTACGGAAGTAATGTGGGGAATCAATTTGCGCAACTAACTCATGGATGCATCTTCCCC contains these protein-coding regions:
- the LOC116889782 gene encoding ribosomal RNA small subunit methyltransferase H-like — translated: MGKRNIQKMGRRPKQFSRSRNNQFDRKFRQSWNRLVIRPHMTPPVLQHIPVMGEEVVKYVVRKKGGIYVDATFGGGGHSKIILDNLDENGRLIAFDIDDESIERGRKLEKEDSRFTIVKSNFANIQNYLEKNGIGKVDGIVFDLGLSTFQLMDESRGFSFRNANSFLDMRMDSTIGESGVDILNYGSRERLTKIFKHYGQISNPSRIVNNISLFRKKHGTITTVDDYLQIISVSCGNPAESIKYIKKCFQALRIEVNGELVSLSSALDTLANIVAKNGVVSIITFHSLEEEKVKMWKKKNCNPIIIQDYGSNVGNQFAQLTHGCIFPSDLEKSENWSSRSAKMWAFVKN